Part of the Thiohalophilus sp. genome is shown below.
TACATAGGACAACACCGCCTCGGCCAGCACCAGGCCACTGAATTCCAGAACAATGACGATCAAGACAATATGCAGTACATTGGGCAATATATGCCGACCCAGAATCGTAAAATGATGTACGCCAAAAGCCCGCGCGGCCTCCACGTACTCCAGCTCGCGTAACTTGAGTGACTCGCCACGCAACAGTCGGCACAGATTGGTCCAGCTGGTGATACCCAACACCACACACAACGCCAGCAGGCGCAGATCGGCCCGGTCCATGGCACTGTCAAACAACTGTCGATGATTTTCGATATAAACCTGGATCGAGAGAATCGCCGCGGCGATCAACAGCACACCGGGGATGGAGTTGAGCGTGGTATAGATATACTGGATCAGATCATCGATCCAGCCACGAAAATAGCCGGCCATGATTCCCAGCAATATGGCAAAAGGCAGCATTACCAACGTTGTCAGGGTGCCGATCACCAGTCCCGTGCGAATACTCTTGAGCGACAGATAAAAAACATCCTGGCCGACCTTGTCTGTACCAAAAACATGATATTTCTGACTCAAGGTAAACAATATCGCAAGTACGACCAGTAATATACCGGCGGTCACCAGCATAGTATTCAATGGATAGTGGCAGTGACCCCGCCAGATCTCACGCCAGCTTGCACCCGGTGACAGTCGGGCTGTGCGCGCGTGCCAGATATTGACCAGCACAGCCAGTGCACTCCAGAGCAGCAAGCCCCACAACAGCCCTTGCAGTCCCGTGTAGGCCACATCGCGCCATTTGTCGGCCGGGGGATCGGCCAGATGTGCTCCGCCGTATTCCAGCCGCGGGTACTGTTGTGCTGAAGTGCCATCTTCCAATACGACGCTCTCTTTGACAAAAAGATGGGTCGCCAACGGCGCCGAATAGGTTTTTTCCGCCTGCTCCTGCAAACTGCGGGTCAAAAAGTCGAACAGACTGGGCACCTCGACAGAATAGTGACCGACACTTGCAGGCTGCCCTTCCAGGGGTTCCTGAAAGTGAATCGAATCCAGCAGTCCGATCACCACGTAAAAGACCAGGACAACTGCCGCCGCCATGGCGCGATGACTCTGTAACACGCGTCGCCACGGCTCCAGCAAATGGGGCTTGTGACGGATATAGGCAATCAAGAAAATAATTCCCGCCACCAGACAGAAAATCAATATATCAGTCAGCTGATATTTGGCCCGTACCGGCAAAAACTGCGGCACGCCCCACAACAACAGCAGCAGTCCCGTAACAATCGCTGCCGGCCAAATCCAGAAACGTATCGCCGCCTGAGATAACATCAGCTCAACCTGATCCGTGGATCGGCCACGGTATAAGAGATGTCGGTGAGTAACAGCCCGATGATATACAACACCGAACCAAGAAAGACCATGGCACGCACAATTGC
Proteins encoded:
- a CDS encoding ABC transporter permease, whose product is MLSQAAIRFWIWPAAIVTGLLLLLWGVPQFLPVRAKYQLTDILIFCLVAGIIFLIAYIRHKPHLLEPWRRVLQSHRAMAAAVVLVFYVVIGLLDSIHFQEPLEGQPASVGHYSVEVPSLFDFLTRSLQEQAEKTYSAPLATHLFVKESVVLEDGTSAQQYPRLEYGGAHLADPPADKWRDVAYTGLQGLLWGLLLWSALAVLVNIWHARTARLSPGASWREIWRGHCHYPLNTMLVTAGILLVVLAILFTLSQKYHVFGTDKVGQDVFYLSLKSIRTGLVIGTLTTLVMLPFAILLGIMAGYFRGWIDDLIQYIYTTLNSIPGVLLIAAAILSIQVYIENHRQLFDSAMDRADLRLLALCVVLGITSWTNLCRLLRGESLKLRELEYVEAARAFGVHHFTILGRHILPNVLHIVLIVIVLEFSGLVLAEAVLSYVGVGVDPSTISWGNMINSARLELAREPVVWWSLVAAFVLMFALVLAANLFADAVRDAFDPRLGRMTRN